CCAGCTCGCACCGGGTATCGGCTCAATGGGCAAGCCACCCGGGTTGATCACGCTAAGCCACGACGGCGTAACAGCAGACGGATTCGTCGCCGGGGCTGCCGGCGAATGCCTGAGATCACTCCACCGGGGCAGTCGCGTGGGGTAAGGGTCGACCCACAGCACCGGCGCCCCCGTGCGGCGGTGAACCCACTCGACAAACTTGTGCGGCCGCTGGGCAAAACTGTCCCAGGGCAACGGCGAGAGGAAGACCAGACGCTTCAAGTAAAGTGTTCGCGCAAGACAGTGACGATGCGCCCGGCCGCCAGCCCATCGCCGTAGGGCGAGACACCACGTGCCATGGCGCGATAGGCCGACTCGTCGTCCAACAGGCGCTGCGCCTCTTCAACAATGCGCGCACAGTTCGCGCCAACCAGTTTCACCCCACCCTGCTCCACCGCTTCCGGCCGCTCGGTGTCATCACGCATCACCAGCACCGGCTTACCCAACGCAGGGGCTTCCTCCTGGACGCCTCCCGAGTCGGTCAGGATGAAATACGCTGCTTTCATGGCGGCGATGAACGCCGCGTAATCGAGGGGCGCACACAGCTTGAAGTTCGCGATGCCCGCCAGGGATGCATGGGCAACCGCCTGGATATTCGGATTCGGGTGCACGGGATACAGAAACTGAACGTCTGGGTTGTTCTCGGCCAGGGTTCGCAGCGCTTGGCAAATGTTGCGAAACGGCTCGCCAAAATGCTCTCGACGGTGGGCCGTCACCAATACCAGGCGCTTGCTCGGGTCAAGCGCCTGGCCCAGTTCCGGCGCCTGGGCGGCCGTCGCAAGCAGCGCATCGATTACCGTATTGCCCGTGACGAAAATGTTCGCACTGCAGACCCCCTCTTTCAGCAGGTTTTGCCGGGCACCTTGCGTCGGCGCGAAGTGCCATCGCGCCAATTCGCTGGTCATGACCCGGTTGGCTTCTTCGGGAAAGGGCGATTGCTTATCCCAGGTGCGCAGGCCGGCCTCAACATGACCCAGCGGTATGCGGTGATAAAAACACGCCAAGGCACACGCCAGCACCGTGGTGGTATCGCCTTGCACCAGCACCACATCGGGCTGCTGCTCCAGCAGGACGCCGTCCAAGTCGAGCAATAACTGGGCCGTCAGGGTGGTGAGAGTTTGATTTGGCCGCATGACGTCCAAGTCGATATCGGCCTCGATCCCGAAAAAGCCCAGCAACTGATCCAGTAAATGACGGTGCTGCGCCGTGGCGACAACCCGCACATCGGCCCAACGCTCTTTTTTCAAGGCCAAAATGACCGGGGCCATTTTGATGGCCTCGGGACGCGTCCCGACAACACAAAGAATTTTTTTTACCGGCACAAACCTATTTCCCTATCCGGAGGAAGCTGAATCACTGCGCTATTTATTCATCAGCCGTTTTGCGCACATTCCGTTGTGCCTTTCGATGCTGCGGCCTTCAGGGCCTGGCAAGCACGGTACAGAGAAGACTCTTGGAACATTTTGATACTAACGAAGCCAGCATAGGCACAGATCGGAAGACCTGCACGGCGCCACGACCTGGCAAGCGACGAGAGGCAGCTTTACGCGGCCGTTAGAAACACACAAAGCCCGCGCGATTACTCGCAGCGGGCCTTTCTTGGTCGGCGGGCTTGCAGGCCCTTACGCAATCCGGCGCAAAAAAACCTGCATCTGTGCAGGCCAGTTGGTGTCCTATTGATTGCTCAGGGCATTGGCCAGCCGCAGCATGGCTGCTTCGATTTCATAGGCGGTCAAGGACGAGTACCCCAATAGCCAACCTTGTTGCTTCACCTCGCCGGCATACAGCCGACTGAGGCCTGGCAGTTGCACGCCTGCGCTGGCAGCTTGGCGGATGGTCTTTGCCTCCGACCAGCCATCGGCCAGCAGGCAGGGAATCTGCAGCCCGCCTTGGGGGCATAAGGCCGTGACGATACCGTCCAGGTGCTTGCCGATAGCATTGAGCATGACTGCACGGCGTCCGGCGTAGAGTTTGCGCATGGCCCGGACGTGGGAGTTGTAGTGGCCGTCTTCCATAAAGCGCGCCAGGGTCAGTTGCAGGATCTGTGGCGTGTGGCCGTCCATGATGCTTCGCGCGTAGGTGAAGGCTTTGACCAGCTCGACAGGTAGCACCATGTAGCCCATTCGCAAACCCGGATAGAGCGTTTTGCTGAAGGTACCGAGGTAGATCGTACGCTGGTATTTGTCCAGGCCCTGCACACACGCGATCGGCAGCCCGTCGTAGTGAAACTCGCTGTCGTAGTCGTCCTCAATGATCCACTTGCCATGCTCGGTCGCCCAGTTGATCAGCTCGAGTCGGCGCTCCAGCGGTAAGGTGGCCCCGGTGGGGTATTGGTGCGACGGCGTGATATAGACGCAATTGGCCCCGCTGCGGTCAGCCTGCAGCAGGTCCGTGCGTATGCCCAGCGCATCGACGTCAATGGGCACGACTTTGGTCTCTGCCGTTTCAAAGGCCTTCTTGGCACCGTAGTAGCCCGGGTTTTCCAGCAGGATCGGCTTGCCCACGTCCACTAGCAACTGGGCACACAGGAACAGGGCTTGACGAGTGCTGCTCAACACGAGGATCTGGCTGGGGGAGCATGTGGCCCCTCGTTCGAGGTTCAAGTAGGTGGCGATCGCCTTGCGCAGAGGCTCGGCGCCTTGTGGGTCGCCATGCAGCAGGACGTTATCCCGGTAGTCCTTCATGACTTGGCGTTGCAGGCGTTCCCATATATCGGTGGGAAAGGTACGGGTTTCCGGCAGCCCTGTGGCAAAGGCCTTGACCACCTGTTGATCGGTAACGCCACCACTGTCGAAAATCATCCGACCGCGCCGGCTCAAGCCCGATCCTGGCGTCGCCTC
The genomic region above belongs to Pseudomonas sp. S35 and contains:
- a CDS encoding PLP-dependent aminotransferase family protein; protein product: MAKTFELETLKIRLNEAEFQRLDLHQRIQRALRALILDGALDAGLKLPATRVLAKTLGVARDTVENAYGQLHRDGFIVRREGSGSYVSETIGAELRGAVRRRMKLHDTKRSEATPGSGLSRRGRMIFDSGGVTDQQVVKAFATGLPETRTFPTDIWERLQRQVMKDYRDNVLLHGDPQGAEPLRKAIATYLNLERGATCSPSQILVLSSTRQALFLCAQLLVDVGKPILLENPGYYGAKKAFETAETKVVPIDVDALGIRTDLLQADRSGANCVYITPSHQYPTGATLPLERRLELINWATEHGKWIIEDDYDSEFHYDGLPIACVQGLDKYQRTIYLGTFSKTLYPGLRMGYMVLPVELVKAFTYARSIMDGHTPQILQLTLARFMEDGHYNSHVRAMRKLYAGRRAVMLNAIGKHLDGIVTALCPQGGLQIPCLLADGWSEAKTIRQAASAGVQLPGLSRLYAGEVKQQGWLLGYSSLTAYEIEAAMLRLANALSNQ
- the wecB gene encoding UDP-N-acetylglucosamine 2-epimerase (non-hydrolyzing) produces the protein MPVKKILCVVGTRPEAIKMAPVILALKKERWADVRVVATAQHRHLLDQLLGFFGIEADIDLDVMRPNQTLTTLTAQLLLDLDGVLLEQQPDVVLVQGDTTTVLACALACFYHRIPLGHVEAGLRTWDKQSPFPEEANRVMTSELARWHFAPTQGARQNLLKEGVCSANIFVTGNTVIDALLATAAQAPELGQALDPSKRLVLVTAHRREHFGEPFRNICQALRTLAENNPDVQFLYPVHPNPNIQAVAHASLAGIANFKLCAPLDYAAFIAAMKAAYFILTDSGGVQEEAPALGKPVLVMRDDTERPEAVEQGGVKLVGANCARIVEEAQRLLDDESAYRAMARGVSPYGDGLAAGRIVTVLREHFT